A region from the Sander vitreus isolate 19-12246 chromosome 1, sanVit1, whole genome shotgun sequence genome encodes:
- the mesd gene encoding LRP chaperone MESD, whose translation MASDFRWKCVLLLLCTYLLCILATDSQNKPKKKKDIRDYNDADMARLLEQWEEDDEIEEGDLPEHKRSPPPIDFAKVDPSKPEELLKMSKKGKTLMVFATVSGDPTEKETEEITGLWQGSLFNANYDIQRFVVGSNRAIFMLRDGSLAWEVKDFLVSQQRCADVTVEGQVFPGTAAKKQDDAKHKQQSEGDAKKKSKRKTESKKPDLEGNSASHLKHEL comes from the exons ATGGCGTCTGACTTCAGGTGGAAATGTGTGTTGCTCCTTCTGTGCACATATTTGCTTTGTATATTAGCGACTGATAGCCAAAATAAGCCCAAGAAAAAGAAGGATATCCGAGACTACAATGACGCAGATATGGCACGGCTCCTGGAACAATGGGAG GAGGACGATGAGATTGAGGAAGGGGACCTCCCAGAGCACAAGAGGTCTCCCCCCCCCATCGACTTCGCCAAGGTGGACCCCTCCAAGCCCGAAGAGCTGCTCAAGATGTCCAAGAAGGGCAAGACTCTGATGGTTTTTGCTACCGTGTCGGGGGATCCcacggagaaagagacagaggagatcACAGGCCTGTGGCAGGGCAGCCTCTTCAACGCCAACTACGATATCCagag GTTCGTGGTGGGCTCCAACAGGGCCATCTTCATGCTGCGGGACGGCAGTCTGGCCTGGGAGGTCAAAGACTTCCTGGTGAGCCAGCAGCGCTGCGCCGATGTCACCGTGGAGGGACAGGTGTTCCCCGGGACGGCTGCCAAGAAGCAGGACGACGCCAAGCACAAGCAGCAGAGTGAAGGCGACGCCAAGAAGAAGAGCAAGAGGAAGACGGAGAGCAAGAAGCCGGACCTGGAGGGGAACAGTGCCAGCCATCTGAAAcacgagctgtga